In a genomic window of Flavobacterium lipolyticum:
- a CDS encoding polysaccharide deacetylase family protein, giving the protein MITHKNISLFFLFVLLLLLLLNLYTAINGAWFIAIVLIWLGINTVGSAVISSNYHVKAYCNNSLETQKKIAITFDDGPSIFTPEVLTLLKKYEVKATFFCIGKNIETHPEIVQQIIAEGHLVGNHSYSHSPFFDFYNATKITTEIQKTDALLEKYTSKKINFFRPPYGVTTPSIRRALKRTGHKVIGWNIRSLDGGTTNQSLIFKRIIKRISPGGIVLLHDTGVHSVLVLEQFLQFLQQNNYKVISTEELLNLKAYEN; this is encoded by the coding sequence ATGATAACGCATAAAAACATTTCGTTATTCTTTCTCTTTGTATTGCTGCTACTGCTTCTTCTGAATCTCTATACAGCAATTAACGGAGCATGGTTTATCGCAATTGTTTTAATTTGGTTAGGCATAAATACTGTGGGCTCTGCTGTAATTTCTTCTAATTATCATGTAAAAGCTTACTGCAATAATTCATTGGAAACCCAAAAGAAAATTGCGATTACCTTTGATGACGGACCCTCTATTTTTACTCCGGAAGTTTTGACTCTTTTAAAGAAATATGAGGTCAAAGCTACTTTTTTCTGCATCGGAAAAAACATCGAAACTCATCCTGAAATCGTACAACAAATTATAGCAGAAGGACATTTGGTTGGCAATCATTCGTACAGCCATTCTCCTTTTTTTGATTTTTACAATGCTACAAAAATCACGACTGAAATTCAGAAAACGGATGCTCTTTTAGAAAAGTACACCTCCAAAAAAATAAATTTTTTCCGCCCGCCCTACGGGGTTACGACACCCTCCATCCGAAGAGCTTTAAAACGTACCGGCCACAAAGTAATTGGGTGGAATATTCGTTCATTGGACGGTGGCACAACCAACCAAAGTTTAATTTTCAAACGAATCATAAAACGTATTTCTCCGGGAGGAATTGTACTTTTGCACGACACAGGAGTACACTCTGTTTTAGTACTGGAACAGTTTTTGCAATTTTTGCAGCAAAACAATTATAAAGTAATTTCAACCGAAGAACTTTTGAATCTGAAAGCTTATGAAAACTGA
- a CDS encoding beta-ketoacyl synthase N-terminal-like domain-containing protein, whose translation MQLKKTYINGIGCISTQKTFDTVFLEEATHNLDENVLKIVPPVYKDYISPAAIRRMAKGVKNGIVASAIAMKDAQLENVDAIITGTGLGCIEDSEKFLTNILDNNEQFLTPTSFIQSTHNTVGAQIALLQKCNGYNFTYVNGAVSFESALLDAKMQIEEEEVQSVLVGGVDENGDYTTALFKLSGRIKPDGQQPYNLLEATTGGAVYGEGASFFVLENERKETTYAEVLDIAILNTLEENEIEAAIRFFLKSNQLEISDVDALILGFDGNADFENYYKNLTQKDFAQTPQLYYKHLSGEYDTASAFALWMASKILKTQEIPEIIKVNSVERPAYNTILLYNQLNGKNHSFTLLSK comes from the coding sequence ATGCAATTAAAAAAAACATATATAAATGGAATAGGTTGTATTTCGACTCAAAAAACATTTGATACTGTTTTTTTAGAAGAAGCCACACACAACCTCGACGAGAATGTACTTAAAATCGTTCCGCCGGTTTACAAGGATTATATTTCTCCTGCTGCCATAAGAAGAATGGCAAAAGGTGTGAAAAACGGAATCGTGGCCTCGGCAATTGCCATGAAAGATGCACAACTTGAAAATGTAGATGCCATTATTACCGGAACAGGATTAGGATGTATTGAAGATTCTGAAAAATTCCTGACCAACATCCTCGATAATAATGAGCAATTCTTAACACCAACTTCATTCATCCAGTCGACACATAATACGGTTGGCGCTCAAATTGCGTTGTTGCAAAAATGCAACGGTTACAATTTTACCTATGTCAATGGAGCTGTCTCTTTTGAATCGGCACTTTTAGATGCTAAAATGCAAATTGAGGAAGAAGAAGTACAGTCTGTTCTTGTGGGCGGTGTGGATGAAAATGGTGATTACACTACTGCGCTTTTTAAATTGTCAGGACGTATCAAACCAGACGGCCAGCAACCCTACAACCTTTTAGAGGCTACTACAGGCGGTGCCGTTTACGGAGAAGGTGCCAGTTTTTTTGTTCTGGAAAATGAACGAAAAGAGACTACCTATGCTGAAGTACTGGACATTGCCATACTAAATACACTGGAAGAAAATGAAATTGAAGCCGCAATCAGATTTTTTTTGAAATCCAATCAATTAGAAATTTCAGATGTCGATGCCTTGATTTTAGGATTTGACGGTAATGCAGATTTTGAAAATTATTATAAAAATCTAACCCAAAAGGACTTCGCTCAAACTCCGCAATTGTATTACAAACATTTGAGTGGTGAATACGATACCGCTTCGGCTTTTGCTTTATGGATGGCGTCTAAAATTTTAAAAACTCAGGAAATCCCTGAAATTATAAAAGTAAATTCAGTCGAAAGACCGGCTTATAATACGATTTTATTGTACAATCAGCTCAACGGAAAAAACCATAGTTTTACGTTACTTTCAAAATGA
- a CDS encoding outer membrane lipoprotein carrier protein LolA, which produces MKTKIALLILFISGNLLAQEQKMSDAEINAFKQDVNVVSKKIKTLSTDFVQYKHLDFLSKDIETSGKMVFKEPSLLQWQYKKPYNYSIVFKNGKILINDEGKKSAVDIGNSKIFGRINKLIVGSVSGNMFDDKEFVISYFKSKGQNIAKFAPKDATLKKYIKQIELTFDKEEATVVQVKLLESSEDYTRIVLKNKVINAKIDDSVFNN; this is translated from the coding sequence ATGAAAACTAAAATAGCACTCTTAATTTTATTTATCTCAGGCAATTTGTTGGCTCAGGAACAAAAAATGTCTGATGCCGAAATTAATGCTTTCAAGCAGGATGTAAATGTAGTTTCCAAAAAAATCAAAACCCTGAGTACCGATTTTGTTCAGTACAAACACTTGGACTTTTTATCGAAAGATATTGAGACTTCGGGAAAAATGGTTTTTAAAGAACCTTCTTTATTACAATGGCAATACAAGAAACCATACAATTACAGCATTGTTTTTAAAAACGGGAAAATCCTGATTAACGACGAAGGGAAGAAAAGTGCCGTTGATATTGGCAACAGCAAAATCTTTGGCAGAATCAACAAATTGATTGTCGGAAGCGTAAGCGGTAATATGTTTGACGATAAGGAGTTTGTCATTTCTTATTTCAAATCAAAGGGACAGAATATCGCTAAGTTTGCTCCTAAAGATGCCACTTTAAAAAAATACATCAAACAAATTGAACTGACTTTCGACAAAGAAGAAGCAACTGTCGTTCAGGTAAAACTCTTAGAATCCTCTGAAGATTATACCCGAATTGTACTTAAAAATAAAGTGATCAATGCAAAAATCGACGATTCAGTTTTTAATAATTAA
- a CDS encoding DUF5984 family protein: MINFKLKYIDEIVPIGQEPNQRLSWFWLTDGELWLDFENEIIYEYSDEAIYYFGNKSTSYNEYYLVRFIEDFTNLFGKINESIPEKFYSLTEDLEKFKTESENWFSIHDTDENENTDFYFDEYYKLLSWINERTLDSAHLIGGPNLFFFRKNDQIKIIWEAEYTLENGISLWTVKDGFCEMNYHDFVNEIKLFGEDFFNKMDNQIELALSKDFKNIHIDKKRLVEEHQERKEDFWNAFKMLKQESVNKTNWTDIEQTYNSIVKEIG, from the coding sequence ATGATAAATTTCAAATTAAAATATATTGATGAAATAGTTCCTATTGGTCAAGAACCAAATCAACGTTTAAGTTGGTTTTGGCTAACAGATGGAGAGTTATGGCTTGATTTCGAAAATGAGATAATTTACGAGTATTCTGATGAAGCAATTTATTATTTTGGAAATAAATCAACATCATATAATGAGTATTATTTGGTCAGATTCATTGAGGATTTTACTAACCTTTTTGGAAAAATAAATGAAAGCATTCCTGAAAAATTTTACTCTTTAACTGAAGATTTAGAAAAGTTTAAAACTGAATCAGAAAATTGGTTTAGTATTCATGATACAGATGAAAATGAGAATACTGATTTTTATTTTGATGAATATTATAAATTACTTTCGTGGATTAATGAGAGAACATTAGATTCAGCACACTTAATTGGTGGTCCGAATTTATTTTTCTTCAGAAAAAATGATCAAATAAAAATTATTTGGGAAGCTGAATATACTTTAGAAAATGGTATAAGTTTATGGACAGTGAAAGATGGCTTCTGCGAAATGAACTACCATGATTTTGTGAATGAAATTAAATTGTTCGGAGAAGATTTTTTTAATAAAATGGACAACCAAATTGAATTAGCATTATCTAAAGATTTTAAAAATATACATATTGATAAAAAAAGGTTAGTTGAAGAACATCAAGAAAGAAAAGAAGATTTTTGGAATGCATTCAAAATGCTAAAACAAGAATCAGTTAATAAAACAAATTGGACAGATATTGAACAAACATATAATAGCATAGTAAAAGAAATAGGATAA
- a CDS encoding phosphopantetheine-binding protein — protein sequence MEALKEELKNKIITTLNLEDIAIEDIADNDPLFGDGLGLDSIDALELIVILDKDYGIKLVDPKEGKTIFQSIETMAAYISANRTK from the coding sequence ATGGAAGCATTAAAAGAAGAATTAAAAAACAAAATCATTACTACTTTAAACCTTGAAGATATCGCGATCGAAGATATTGCAGATAACGATCCTTTGTTTGGAGATGGTTTAGGTTTAGACTCCATTGATGCGCTTGAATTAATCGTGATTCTAGATAAAGATTACGGAATTAAACTGGTAGACCCAAAAGAAGGAAAAACCATTTTTCAATCCATCGAAACGATGGCGGCGTACATTAGCGCTAACAGAACTAAATAG
- a CDS encoding 3-oxoacyl-ACP synthase, which translates to MNPNKTNIQSYCTIENNEIVLNGTSVFKIEPTNFGDFSKQAYRNFDLQYPKFFKMDALSKLAFLGAELLLSPITSDEKENNIALVLANKSSSLDTDVKYQESISDKENYFPSPAVFVYTLPNICLGEISIRHQLKSENSFFIFDAFNTEFMSNYSTILLNTNKADRVLCGWVEFFNDDYKAFLCTISKEESTKYNNETINTLYNK; encoded by the coding sequence ATGAATCCAAACAAAACTAACATACAATCCTATTGCACCATTGAAAACAACGAAATTGTTTTGAACGGGACTTCGGTATTCAAAATTGAACCGACGAATTTTGGTGATTTCTCAAAACAGGCTTATCGCAATTTTGACCTGCAATACCCAAAGTTTTTCAAAATGGATGCTTTGAGCAAGCTTGCTTTTTTAGGAGCTGAATTGCTTTTGAGTCCGATAACTTCTGATGAAAAAGAAAACAATATTGCCTTGGTTCTGGCCAACAAATCCTCAAGTTTAGATACCGATGTTAAGTATCAGGAATCTATTTCCGACAAAGAAAACTACTTCCCAAGTCCGGCAGTTTTTGTTTATACTCTGCCAAATATTTGTCTGGGCGAAATAAGTATCCGCCATCAGCTGAAAAGTGAAAATTCTTTCTTTATATTTGATGCCTTTAACACCGAATTTATGTCCAATTATTCTACTATTCTTCTGAATACAAATAAAGCCGACAGGGTTCTTTGTGGCTGGGTAGAATTTTTCAACGACGATTACAAGGCTTTTCTTTGCACCATTAGCAAGGAAGAAAGCACAAAATATAACAACGAAACTATCAATACATTATACAATAAATAA
- a CDS encoding beta-ketoacyl-[acyl-carrier-protein] synthase family protein — translation MKKGVAITGMGIISSIGNSVEENYISLIENKVAVTRIENIETIHAAINKVGEIKKTNDELVQELELTPDNNFSRTAMIGTFAAKQAVKNAGITAINEFRTGLISATSVGGMDMTEKHYYDYFKHPELVKYITCHDAGDVAEKIADELGLKGIVTTISTACSSAANAIMLGARLIKSGKLDRVIVGGTDALAKFTINGFKTLMILSDDYNKPFDNNRKGLNLGEAAAFLVLESDEVVQKQNKKVLARVSGYGNANDAFHQTASSENGDGAYLAMKKAFDVSGLKPSEIDYINVHGTATPNNDLSEGRAILRIYGDEKVPDFSSTKPYTGHTLAAAAAIEAVYSVLAIQNNVVYPNLNFETPMEEFDLKPQTTLKNKNIEHVLSNSFGFGGNCSTLIFSKCN, via the coding sequence ATGAAAAAAGGTGTTGCAATAACCGGAATGGGAATTATCTCCTCGATTGGAAATTCAGTCGAAGAAAATTACATTTCGTTAATCGAAAATAAAGTTGCGGTAACGCGTATCGAAAACATTGAAACGATTCACGCTGCTATAAATAAGGTAGGTGAAATTAAAAAAACTAATGATGAATTGGTTCAGGAATTAGAACTTACTCCCGATAATAACTTTTCGAGGACTGCTATGATTGGCACTTTTGCAGCGAAACAGGCTGTTAAAAATGCCGGAATCACGGCGATAAACGAATTCAGAACCGGGCTCATTTCGGCGACAAGCGTGGGTGGGATGGATATGACCGAAAAGCATTATTACGATTATTTCAAACATCCTGAACTTGTCAAATACATTACTTGTCATGATGCTGGCGATGTAGCCGAAAAAATTGCAGACGAGTTAGGTTTAAAAGGAATTGTAACCACTATAAGCACGGCTTGTTCATCGGCAGCAAACGCAATTATGTTGGGAGCAAGACTTATAAAATCCGGAAAACTGGACCGCGTAATTGTTGGCGGAACTGACGCTCTTGCAAAATTTACGATCAACGGATTCAAAACCCTCATGATTTTATCTGACGATTACAACAAACCTTTCGACAACAACCGAAAAGGACTAAATCTGGGTGAAGCAGCCGCTTTTCTGGTTTTAGAATCCGATGAAGTCGTTCAGAAACAAAACAAAAAAGTTCTGGCCCGTGTTTCAGGTTATGGCAATGCCAATGATGCTTTTCACCAAACGGCTTCTTCAGAAAATGGAGATGGTGCTTACCTGGCCATGAAAAAAGCCTTTGACGTTTCGGGTTTAAAACCAAGTGAAATTGACTATATCAACGTGCACGGAACAGCTACTCCCAACAATGATTTGTCTGAAGGAAGAGCTATACTTCGAATTTACGGTGATGAAAAAGTACCCGATTTTAGTTCGACAAAACCTTATACAGGACATACTTTGGCAGCTGCTGCCGCCATTGAAGCTGTTTACAGCGTTCTGGCGATTCAGAATAATGTGGTTTACCCCAATCTGAATTTTGAAACTCCAATGGAAGAGTTTGACTTAAAACCGCAAACGACTTTAAAGAATAAAAATATTGAACATGTTCTGTCTAACTCTTTTGGGTTTGGAGGAAACTGTTCCACTCTTATCTTCTCAAAATGCAATTAA